In Rubrobacter radiotolerans DSM 5868, a genomic segment contains:
- the cbiE gene encoding precorrin-6y C5,15-methyltransferase (decarboxylating) subunit CbiE: MSEVRGEAQALGAISGTVAVIGVSGEDLSDEARELLRDAALVAGGERHLRELSVEPERSVALKGDLSEALARIESESGPVAVLASGDPGFFGIVRLLAGRLGPERLRVLPAPSSVALAFGRVGLHWEDAVVVSVHGDPEERSPRRAVNVCRAHPKVCVLTSPAFGPAELARELRGLGREVAVLERLGTPEERVFRGDAEGIAARDWHDPNVVLVLDPERRSGGKSWVSGAVRPGGRWGLPGDEFRHRSGMITAPEVRSVVLSKLGPGLGDLVWDVGAGSGSVAVECARFGAAAVAVERDAEVCGHVRENAHRHGVYVTVVEGAAPAALEGLPEPDAVFVGGSGRDFEAVVRACAGRARRSVVMTLITLERVVPAARLLERAGFAVETKLVQVASVEPIADLNRLVPGNPVFVVSGERKERS, from the coding sequence ATGAGCGAGGTTCGGGGAGAAGCGCAGGCTCTCGGAGCGATCTCCGGGACCGTCGCCGTGATCGGGGTCTCCGGCGAGGATCTGTCGGATGAGGCGCGGGAGCTTCTGCGGGACGCGGCGCTCGTTGCCGGGGGGGAGCGGCATCTGCGCGAGCTCTCCGTCGAGCCGGAGCGGTCGGTCGCGCTGAAGGGCGACCTCTCGGAGGCGCTTGCGCGCATCGAGTCCGAGTCAGGGCCGGTCGCGGTGCTTGCCTCGGGAGACCCGGGGTTCTTTGGGATCGTGCGCCTCCTCGCCGGGAGGCTCGGACCGGAGCGGCTGCGCGTCCTTCCCGCCCCTTCTTCGGTCGCGCTCGCCTTCGGGCGGGTCGGGCTCCACTGGGAGGACGCCGTCGTCGTGAGCGTTCACGGAGACCCCGAAGAGCGCAGCCCCCGCCGCGCCGTGAACGTCTGCCGGGCGCACCCGAAGGTCTGCGTTCTGACCTCCCCGGCCTTCGGCCCGGCGGAGCTTGCCCGGGAGCTGCGCGGCCTCGGGCGCGAGGTAGCCGTCCTGGAGCGGCTCGGGACGCCGGAGGAGCGCGTCTTCCGGGGAGACGCGGAGGGGATAGCGGCCCGGGATTGGCACGACCCCAACGTCGTGCTCGTCCTCGATCCCGAGCGGCGTTCTGGAGGGAAGTCCTGGGTCTCGGGGGCGGTTCGACCCGGCGGCCGGTGGGGACTTCCGGGGGACGAGTTCCGACACCGGTCCGGGATGATCACGGCCCCCGAGGTCCGCTCGGTAGTTCTCTCGAAGCTCGGGCCGGGCCTCGGGGACCTCGTCTGGGACGTCGGGGCCGGGAGCGGCTCCGTGGCCGTCGAGTGCGCCCGCTTCGGCGCGGCCGCAGTAGCCGTTGAGCGGGACGCCGAGGTCTGCGGGCACGTCCGCGAGAACGCGCATCGCCACGGGGTCTACGTTACCGTCGTCGAGGGCGCGGCTCCGGCGGCGCTGGAGGGGCTACCGGAGCCGGATGCGGTCTTTGTCGGAGGCTCGGGTCGGGACTTCGAGGCCGTCGTGCGGGCGTGCGCGGGCCGGGCGCGACGGTCGGTCGTCATGACGCTCATCACGCTGGAGCGGGTCGTCCCGGCGGCGCGGCTCCTGGAGAGGGCGGGCTTCGCGGTCGAGACGAAGCTCGTTCAGGTTGCCTCGGTCGAACCCATCGCGGACCTCAACCGCCTCGTGCCGGGCAACCCGGTCTTTGTTGTCTCGGGAGAGCGGAAGGAGCGGTCGTGA
- the cobJ gene encoding precorrin-3B C(17)-methyltransferase: protein MRRLALVAATENGRRSAAHLARVLPGAEVYGGPAKEALARAWREADGIVAFLAVGATARLVAPLLGDKRTDPGVVCVDDARRFAVALVGGHEGGANELARRVAETLGAEAVITTASDVTDHPALDAFGRDLGFKLERGSDVASVASALVSGETVRLISEWRYPLGPLPENVVPGAPQPGVPSVVVSDRTGPFPTPSVVYRPPTLVVGVGCSRWASEGEILDLVSRSLQDAGLAPGSVASLASVDAKRDEAGLLGAAERLGVPVRFFPARELADRPVPNPSEAALRAVGTPSVAEAAVLASGAELVAEKRKSPMATCAVGRLPVRGRLYLVGLGPGDEALIPPLAREALARSEIVVGLAQYLERVRHLLRPGTRTVEPPLGREVERAGVAVEEARLGGSAALVSSGDIGVYAMASPALEIAGTDVDVVVVPGVTASQAAASLLGSPLGHDHASVSLSDLLTPWEVILKRLTAAAEGDFVVSLYNPRSKGRDWQLEKAKGVLLEHRPPDTPVGIVRDAYRPAQSVRLTTLADLDPESVDMLTVVLVGSSRTVVRAGRMVTPRGYEL, encoded by the coding sequence GTGAGGCGTCTCGCGCTCGTCGCCGCGACGGAGAACGGCCGCCGGAGCGCGGCGCACCTCGCGCGAGTCCTGCCCGGAGCCGAGGTCTACGGTGGACCGGCGAAGGAGGCGCTCGCGCGCGCCTGGAGGGAGGCGGACGGAATCGTCGCCTTTCTCGCCGTCGGGGCGACCGCGCGGCTCGTGGCGCCGCTTCTCGGGGACAAGCGGACCGACCCGGGCGTGGTCTGTGTGGACGACGCCCGGCGCTTCGCCGTCGCGCTCGTCGGGGGACACGAGGGCGGAGCGAACGAGCTTGCGCGGCGCGTTGCCGAAACGCTCGGGGCGGAGGCCGTGATCACGACCGCCTCGGACGTCACCGATCACCCCGCCCTCGACGCGTTCGGCCGGGATCTCGGCTTCAAGCTCGAAAGAGGCTCTGACGTTGCGTCGGTCGCCTCGGCGCTCGTCTCGGGGGAGACCGTCCGGCTCATCTCCGAGTGGCGCTACCCGCTCGGCCCGCTCCCGGAGAACGTTGTCCCGGGCGCACCGCAGCCGGGCGTGCCGTCGGTCGTTGTCTCGGACCGGACGGGACCGTTCCCCACGCCCTCGGTCGTCTACCGGCCGCCGACGCTCGTTGTCGGGGTCGGGTGCAGCCGGTGGGCTTCGGAGGGGGAGATACTGGACCTTGTCTCCCGGTCCCTGCAAGACGCAGGCCTCGCTCCGGGGAGCGTGGCCTCCCTTGCGAGCGTGGACGCCAAGCGCGACGAGGCCGGGCTCCTCGGTGCGGCGGAGCGGCTCGGAGTGCCGGTGCGGTTCTTCCCGGCGAGGGAGCTTGCGGACCGGCCCGTCCCGAACCCGTCGGAGGCGGCGCTCCGGGCGGTCGGGACGCCGAGCGTGGCGGAGGCGGCGGTGCTCGCCTCCGGGGCGGAACTCGTCGCCGAGAAGCGGAAGTCCCCTATGGCGACGTGCGCGGTCGGGAGGCTGCCGGTCCGGGGGCGGCTGTACCTTGTCGGGCTCGGGCCGGGGGACGAGGCCCTGATCCCGCCTCTGGCCCGCGAGGCGCTCGCCCGCTCGGAGATCGTCGTCGGGCTCGCGCAGTACCTGGAGCGGGTCCGGCACCTGCTGCGCCCCGGGACGCGGACGGTCGAACCGCCGCTCGGGCGGGAGGTCGAACGGGCCGGGGTCGCCGTCGAGGAGGCGCGCCTCGGCGGGAGCGCCGCGCTCGTGAGCAGCGGGGACATCGGGGTCTACGCGATGGCCTCGCCCGCGCTGGAGATCGCCGGTACGGACGTGGACGTCGTTGTCGTGCCGGGAGTTACGGCCTCGCAGGCGGCGGCCTCGCTTCTCGGCTCTCCTTTGGGGCACGACCACGCTTCGGTCAGCCTCTCGGACCTCCTCACGCCGTGGGAGGTGATCCTCAAACGCCTCACCGCCGCCGCCGAGGGGGACTTCGTCGTCTCGCTCTACAACCCGCGCTCGAAGGGCCGCGACTGGCAGCTCGAAAAGGCGAAGGGAGTCCTCCTCGAACACCGCCCCCCCGACACCCCCGTAGGTATTGTCCGCGATGCCTACCGCCCGGCGCAGAGCGTCCGCCTGACCACGCTTGCCGACCTCGACCCGGAGTCCGTGGACATGCTCACCGTCGTGCTCGTCGGGAGCTCCCGGACGGTTGTTCGGGCCGGAAGGATGGTTACGCCGAGGGGGTATGAGCTGTGA
- a CDS encoding 4Fe-4S dicluster domain-containing protein — MRASPGTVMERKARRRERASTVFAVTDACAGCGACLPTCPERAFLPGRTGGRVPLVILEDRCTGCAECAEVCPVAAIVEVEKTGEER, encoded by the coding sequence GTGAGAGCGTCGCCCGGAACGGTCATGGAGCGTAAGGCCCGGCGCCGGGAGCGAGCGTCAACGGTCTTTGCCGTAACGGACGCCTGCGCCGGGTGCGGGGCGTGCCTTCCAACGTGCCCCGAGCGAGCCTTCCTGCCGGGAAGGACGGGCGGGCGGGTGCCGCTCGTGATCCTGGAGGACCGCTGCACGGGCTGCGCCGAGTGCGCCGAGGTCTGTCCCGTCGCGGCGATCGTCGAGGTAGAGAAGACGGGGGAGGAGCGGTGA
- a CDS encoding precorrin-8X methylmutase: MRREVHPIEAESYRIMRSLVDLSHLGPLSRAVAERVIHASADLEYARSLLLDEAALRRGLRALRSGAPLVADARMVAAGITARESLCLVSDERVRDLAAREGITRSAAGFRLAFRLVGPGAVWVVGNAPTALFELLDLGADPALVVGLPVGFVGAAESKAALAASDLPSLTNVGTKGGSAVAAAAVNALLYFEGDEVPENGFGSRDGGAV; encoded by the coding sequence GTGAGGCGCGAAGTCCACCCGATAGAGGCCGAGTCGTACCGCATAATGCGCTCGCTCGTAGACCTCTCGCACCTCGGGCCGCTCTCGCGAGCGGTTGCGGAGCGGGTGATCCACGCCTCCGCCGACCTTGAGTACGCGCGGTCGCTGCTTCTCGACGAGGCGGCCCTCCGGCGCGGCCTCCGGGCGCTCCGTTCGGGGGCGCCGCTCGTCGCGGACGCCCGGATGGTCGCGGCCGGGATAACGGCCCGGGAGTCGCTGTGCCTCGTCTCGGACGAGCGGGTGCGGGATCTCGCCGCGCGCGAGGGGATCACGCGCAGCGCCGCCGGGTTCCGGCTCGCCTTCCGGCTCGTCGGGCCGGGGGCGGTGTGGGTTGTGGGCAACGCCCCGACGGCGCTCTTCGAGCTGCTCGACCTCGGGGCAGACCCGGCGCTCGTCGTCGGGCTTCCGGTCGGCTTTGTCGGCGCGGCGGAGTCAAAGGCCGCGCTCGCCGCAAGCGACCTCCCGAGCCTTACGAACGTCGGGACGAAGGGCGGCTCGGCGGTCGCGGCGGCGGCGGTTAACGCCCTCCTCTACTTCGAGGGGGACGAGGTGCCGGAGAACGGTTTTGGATCCAGGGACGGAGGAGCGGTATGA
- a CDS encoding sirohydrochlorin chelatase, whose protein sequence is MRQTVELGRKGSGARENGTSRRAAMLVVGHGSRDGRATAEFERLVALVRERSPEGVPVEGGFIELARPPISECVARLEASGAGLVGAVPLMLLAAGHAKNDIPATLVREGLSHPGLEFRYGRALGVRPELLDLMDRRIRAAVPEEELPETAVLLVGRGSSDPDANSDLAKIGRLFFEGRPYPLVESAFVSLAPPDVPLALDRLKRLGVRRVAVFSYFLFTGVLEERIRRESETFARENPGVGVRYAGYFGPDALVADLVVERYREALGGDIRMNCDVCVHRVALPGFESKVGRPATPHYHPDEPGHHHHHHDHPHGH, encoded by the coding sequence ATGAGACAGACGGTAGAGCTTGGCCGGAAGGGAAGCGGTGCTCGGGAGAACGGGACGTCCCGAAGGGCGGCGATGCTTGTAGTCGGCCACGGGAGCCGCGACGGGCGAGCCACAGCGGAGTTCGAGCGGCTCGTCGCGCTCGTGCGCGAGCGGTCCCCGGAAGGGGTCCCGGTCGAGGGGGGCTTCATCGAGCTTGCGCGGCCGCCGATCTCCGAGTGCGTTGCGCGCCTTGAGGCGAGCGGCGCGGGGCTTGTCGGGGCGGTCCCGCTCATGCTCCTCGCCGCCGGGCACGCAAAGAACGACATACCCGCGACCCTCGTGCGCGAAGGGCTCTCACACCCCGGGCTCGAGTTCCGCTACGGCCGCGCCCTCGGCGTCCGGCCGGAGCTTCTCGACCTTATGGACCGCCGGATACGCGCCGCTGTCCCGGAGGAGGAGCTCCCGGAGACGGCCGTCCTTCTTGTCGGGCGCGGGTCGTCCGACCCGGACGCGAACTCGGACCTCGCAAAGATAGGACGTCTCTTCTTCGAGGGTCGCCCCTATCCCCTCGTCGAGAGCGCCTTCGTAAGCCTCGCCCCGCCGGACGTCCCGCTCGCCCTCGACCGCCTGAAGCGTCTCGGGGTGCGGCGTGTCGCCGTGTTCTCCTACTTCCTCTTTACCGGGGTGCTGGAGGAACGCATCCGGCGCGAGAGCGAGACCTTCGCCCGGGAGAACCCCGGGGTGGGCGTGCGCTACGCCGGGTACTTCGGACCGGACGCGCTCGTGGCGGACCTTGTCGTCGAGCGCTACCGGGAGGCGCTCGGCGGGGACATCCGCATGAACTGCGACGTCTGCGTCCACCGCGTCGCCCTCCCCGGCTTCGAGTCGAAGGTCGGAAGACCCGCAACCCCGCACTACCACCCCGACGAGCCGGGCCACCACCATCACCACCACGACCACCCGCACGGGCACTAG
- the cobT gene encoding nicotinate-nucleotide--dimethylbenzimidazole phosphoribosyltransferase — protein MSFEDRVRELAEDVAPLDAEAMAAARERHLTLTKPPGSLGRVEEVGARLAGICGECPPPVPESPAVLVCAGDHGVLARGVSPWPSEVTAAMVANFLSGGAAVNALARTVGGRVSVLDVGVAGDLPDHPLLRSAKVRRGTNDLSRGAAMSREEAARAVLAGAHLAEELVESGGADLLATGDMGIGNTTAAAALISSFTGRPARETTGRGTGIDDATLALKTRVVEEALELHAPDPKDPLGTLAALGGLEHAALSGVVLAGAALGVPVVLDGVVSNSAALVARALAPDAVGYLFAGHRSAEPGASVALEALGLDPLLDLGMRLGEGTGALLAVPVVGGAARVLSEMATFSDAGIEG, from the coding sequence ATGTCGTTCGAGGACCGGGTGAGGGAGCTTGCGGAGGACGTCGCGCCGCTCGATGCGGAGGCGATGGCCGCCGCGCGCGAGCGGCACCTGACGCTCACGAAGCCGCCCGGAAGCCTCGGGCGGGTCGAGGAGGTCGGGGCGAGGCTCGCCGGTATCTGCGGCGAGTGCCCCCCGCCCGTTCCGGAGTCTCCGGCGGTACTCGTCTGCGCCGGGGACCACGGGGTGCTCGCCCGCGGCGTCTCGCCGTGGCCCTCGGAGGTAACCGCGGCGATGGTCGCGAACTTTCTTTCGGGCGGGGCGGCGGTGAACGCGCTGGCGCGGACGGTGGGGGGGCGCGTGAGCGTCCTCGACGTCGGCGTTGCAGGGGATCTCCCGGACCATCCCCTGCTCCGGAGCGCGAAGGTCCGGCGCGGGACGAACGACCTCTCCAGAGGGGCGGCGATGAGCCGGGAGGAGGCCGCGCGGGCCGTCCTCGCCGGGGCGCACCTCGCCGAGGAGCTTGTCGAGAGCGGCGGGGCCGACCTTCTCGCAACCGGGGACATGGGCATCGGGAACACGACGGCGGCCGCGGCCCTGATCTCCTCCTTCACCGGCCGGCCCGCCAGGGAGACAACGGGACGCGGTACCGGAATAGACGACGCGACCCTCGCCCTAAAGACCCGCGTCGTCGAGGAGGCCCTCGAACTCCACGCCCCCGACCCGAAAGACCCGCTCGGGACGCTCGCCGCGCTCGGGGGGCTGGAGCACGCCGCGCTCTCGGGCGTTGTCCTTGCCGGGGCCGCGCTCGGCGTGCCCGTCGTGCTCGACGGCGTCGTCTCGAACTCCGCGGCGCTCGTCGCCCGCGCGCTCGCACCGGACGCCGTGGGCTACCTCTTCGCCGGACACCGCTCCGCCGAGCCGGGCGCTTCGGTCGCCCTGGAGGCGCTCGGCCTCGACCCGCTCCTCGACCTCGGGATGCGCCTCGGGGAGGGGACCGGGGCCCTTCTCGCCGTCCCGGTCGTTGGGGGCGCGGCGCGCGTCCTGAGCGAGATGGCGACCTTCTCCGACGCCGGGATAGAGGGCTAG
- the cobS gene encoding adenosylcobinamide-GDP ribazoletransferase, with amino-acid sequence MGDARQRGRTFREGLVALGFLTVVPVPEGAWRDPGSFGRSFAWFPLVGLGVGAALALAALALGTVLPPLPAAALLVALWAALTGGLHLDGLMDAADGLLCAKSPADRLAVMQDSGVGAFGVLAGGCVLLVKFAALGVLLDPGARDGLFLALFLAPLLGRWAMVLLAVGFPYAGRAGGLGGTFTRGAGRRELALASATGGLALLAGCLLAGNPSPVLATLSGGVAAAGVALLALRRVGGLTGDVYGAAGELFEVAALVALCGWYAG; translated from the coding sequence TTGGGCGACGCGCGGCAGCGGGGAAGGACCTTTCGGGAGGGGCTCGTCGCGCTCGGCTTCCTCACGGTCGTCCCGGTCCCGGAGGGGGCCTGGCGAGATCCCGGCTCGTTCGGTCGGTCGTTCGCTTGGTTCCCGCTCGTCGGCCTCGGGGTCGGAGCGGCGCTCGCCCTTGCAGCGCTCGCTCTCGGGACCGTCCTGCCACCGCTCCCTGCGGCGGCGCTCCTCGTCGCGCTCTGGGCCGCCCTTACCGGGGGTCTTCACCTCGACGGGCTGATGGACGCCGCCGACGGACTTCTCTGCGCAAAGAGCCCGGCCGACAGGCTCGCCGTCATGCAGGACAGCGGCGTCGGGGCCTTCGGGGTCCTTGCGGGCGGGTGCGTCCTGCTCGTGAAGTTCGCCGCGCTCGGCGTCCTCCTCGACCCCGGAGCGCGGGACGGTCTCTTTCTCGCGCTCTTTCTCGCCCCGCTTCTCGGACGCTGGGCGATGGTGCTCCTTGCGGTCGGATTCCCCTACGCCGGAAGAGCGGGGGGACTGGGCGGGACTTTCACGCGCGGCGCGGGCCGCCGGGAGCTCGCCCTCGCCTCGGCGACCGGCGGGCTCGCGCTCCTCGCGGGCTGCCTGCTCGCGGGCAACCCCTCGCCCGTTCTCGCGACGCTTTCGGGCGGGGTCGCTGCGGCGGGCGTCGCGCTCCTCGCCCTGCGGCGCGTCGGGGGGCTTACCGGGGACGTGTACGGGGCGGCGGGAGAGCTCTTCGAGGTCGCCGCGCTCGTCGCTCTTTGTGGTTGGTACGCCGGATGA
- the cbiB gene encoding adenosylcobinamide-phosphate synthase CbiB produces the protein MKDGRRMAVVLVALLLDRCLGEPPEAVHPVVWIGQTVGALAARAPRDRTARLLYGAGLVGGVCGGSALAPRLLEGRLVGPSGLLAEGWLLKSCLSYRALERAGERVAERLEGGDLEGARKELLWLVGRDRSKLDANEVAAAAVESLAENLSDSFAAPLLAYAAFGLPGAFFYRAANTADAMVGYREEPFTHTGRAAARLDDALNLVPARLTALALVLAAGRDGARAAGDALRVALRDGRLTESPNAGWPMAAAAGALGVRLEKRGHYRLNAEAPPPAADDLRRAGRLVRRAAAVLVALVLLGVAAGRPR, from the coding sequence ATGAAGGACGGACGGAGGATGGCGGTCGTGCTCGTCGCGCTCCTTCTCGACCGCTGCCTCGGGGAGCCGCCCGAGGCGGTCCACCCGGTTGTCTGGATCGGCCAGACCGTCGGGGCGCTCGCGGCGCGCGCGCCACGGGACCGGACGGCCCGGCTTCTCTACGGGGCTGGGCTTGTCGGGGGCGTCTGCGGTGGGAGCGCGCTCGCGCCGCGGCTCCTGGAGGGGCGACTCGTTGGGCCGAGCGGGCTTCTGGCGGAGGGCTGGCTTCTGAAGAGCTGCCTCTCCTACCGGGCGCTTGAGCGGGCCGGAGAGCGGGTCGCAGAGCGGCTAGAGGGCGGGGACCTTGAGGGCGCCCGGAAGGAGCTGCTCTGGCTTGTCGGGCGGGACCGCTCGAAGCTGGACGCGAACGAGGTCGCCGCCGCGGCGGTCGAGTCTCTTGCGGAGAACCTCTCGGACAGCTTCGCGGCTCCGCTCCTCGCCTATGCTGCGTTCGGGCTCCCGGGAGCGTTCTTCTACCGGGCGGCGAACACGGCGGACGCCATGGTCGGCTACAGAGAGGAGCCCTTCACCCACACCGGCAGGGCCGCCGCCCGCCTCGACGACGCCCTGAACCTCGTCCCCGCCCGGCTCACCGCGCTCGCGCTCGTCCTTGCCGCGGGCCGGGACGGGGCGCGCGCCGCAGGAGATGCCCTCCGGGTCGCCCTCCGCGACGGCCGGCTCACGGAGAGCCCGAACGCCGGGTGGCCGATGGCCGCCGCGGCCGGGGCGCTCGGGGTGCGCCTGGAGAAGCGCGGCCACTACCGCCTGAACGCAGAAGCGCCTCCCCCCGCAGCGGACGACCTCCGGCGCGCCGGGCGTCTTGTCCGGCGCGCCGCAGCCGTTCTTGTCGCGCTCGTCCTGCTGGGCGTCGCGGCCGGGAGACCGAGATGA
- a CDS encoding pyridoxal phosphate-dependent aminotransferase → MSFVPELRRIEPVEHGALDYAELARLGLDPAEVSDFSTNVNPYGPAPVVLRACREADVSAYPDRECLAFRRAVSRECGLPPECVSAGNGSAELVDLLSRALLSAGDGVLVAGPTFGEYERSARLCGARVLSVRRDLTPEGFRLDVGETVRRVRRSRPRLVWLCDPNNPTGDYLGRAGVRWILEAVEEHGGTLVVDEAYRDLLLRGEPEDLSDLVPLGNLVLLRSMTKAQALAGLRLGYALASAKTVRAVERLRPPWSVSGPAQAAGIAALSPEAGQHVERSRRTLLGSLRYLETELSRLGFGVLGSRTSFLLARVPTGWRAGDLRARLLREGFLLRDCASFGLADHVRLAPRLPEECRGLVAALERVLAEAGAREARP, encoded by the coding sequence ATGAGCTTCGTCCCGGAGCTCCGGAGGATAGAGCCCGTAGAGCACGGCGCCCTTGACTACGCGGAGCTTGCGCGGCTCGGGCTAGATCCCGCCGAGGTCTCGGACTTCAGCACGAACGTGAACCCCTACGGTCCGGCCCCGGTTGTTCTGCGCGCCTGTCGCGAGGCCGACGTCTCGGCCTACCCGGACCGGGAGTGCCTCGCCTTCCGCAGAGCGGTAAGCCGCGAGTGCGGCCTGCCGCCGGAGTGCGTCTCGGCCGGGAACGGCTCGGCCGAGCTTGTAGACCTCCTCTCGCGGGCGCTTCTCTCGGCGGGAGACGGCGTGCTTGTTGCGGGACCGACCTTCGGGGAGTACGAGCGGTCCGCTCGCCTGTGCGGGGCGCGGGTCCTGAGCGTCCGGCGGGACCTCACCCCGGAGGGGTTCCGGCTCGACGTCGGGGAGACCGTCCGGCGCGTCCGGAGAAGTCGTCCCCGGCTCGTCTGGCTCTGCGACCCGAACAACCCGACCGGCGACTACCTCGGTCGCGCGGGGGTGCGGTGGATCCTCGAAGCCGTCGAGGAGCACGGCGGGACGCTGGTCGTGGATGAGGCGTACCGGGACCTTCTCCTGCGCGGCGAGCCGGAGGACCTTTCGGACCTCGTTCCCTTGGGGAACCTCGTCCTTCTGCGCTCGATGACGAAGGCGCAGGCGCTTGCGGGGCTCAGGCTCGGTTACGCTCTTGCGAGCGCAAAGACGGTCCGCGCCGTGGAGCGTCTCCGGCCGCCGTGGAGCGTCTCCGGACCGGCGCAGGCCGCCGGGATCGCCGCGCTCTCCCCGGAGGCCGGGCAGCACGTCGAGCGCTCCCGCCGCACGCTTCTCGGGAGCCTCCGCTACCTTGAAACGGAGCTCTCGCGGCTCGGGTTCGGGGTTCTGGGGAGCCGGACGAGCTTTCTTCTTGCGCGCGTCCCGACCGGGTGGCGGGCGGGTGACCTGCGCGCGCGGCTCTTGCGCGAAGGGTTCCTTCTGCGGGACTGCGCCTCGTTCGGCCTTGCGGACCACGTGCGGCTCGCGCCGCGCCTGCCGGAGGAGTGTCGGGGGCTCGTCGCGGCGCTGGAGCGGGTCCTGGCGGAGGCAGGAGCCCGGGAGGCTCGTCCGTGA
- a CDS encoding histidine phosphatase family protein, protein MSGRLYLVRHAPAAWPESLDGGGPRYRGRSDAPLSPAGRLEARALGKRFLRERLDAVFASDLRRAVETAERLAGGTPVREVPDLAEYSFGLWEGRSHEELLREGSPEYRAWLEDPFSVAPPGGETFREFAARVEAAMEEPLRTAREGRVALVGHGGPLRLALGELLGLPRENGWRLRLDRSGVSVVEWAGELPVLCLLNDLSHLQSPDRGAGR, encoded by the coding sequence GTGAGCGGACGGCTGTACCTCGTGCGGCACGCTCCGGCTGCGTGGCCGGAGTCGCTCGACGGGGGCGGGCCGCGCTACCGGGGCCGCTCCGACGCGCCGCTCTCGCCCGCCGGACGGCTGGAGGCCCGGGCGCTCGGGAAGCGGTTCCTTCGCGAGCGGCTCGACGCCGTCTTTGCAAGCGACCTCCGGCGCGCGGTCGAGACGGCGGAGCGTCTCGCGGGCGGGACGCCCGTGCGGGAGGTCCCGGACCTCGCGGAGTACAGTTTCGGGCTCTGGGAGGGACGCTCGCACGAGGAGCTCTTGCGCGAGGGCTCGCCGGAGTACCGGGCCTGGCTTGAGGACCCCTTCTCCGTCGCGCCGCCCGGGGGTGAGACGTTCCGCGAGTTCGCCGCTCGGGTCGAGGCGGCGATGGAGGAGCCCCTCCGGACCGCGCGGGAGGGGCGGGTCGCTCTTGTCGGGCACGGGGGGCCTCTGCGCCTCGCGCTCGGGGAGCTTCTCGGGCTCCCCCGGGAGAACGGCTGGCGGCTACGCCTCGACCGCTCCGGGGTGAGCGTCGTTGAGTGGGCCGGGGAGCTCCCGGTGCTCTGCCTCTTGAACGACCTCTCGCACCTGCAGAGCCCGGACCGGGGGGCGGGGCGGTGA
- the cobU gene encoding bifunctional adenosylcobinamide kinase/adenosylcobinamide-phosphate guanylyltransferase — MSLFFVTGGARSGKSRYAERLAGRLAGGSRPVLYVATAEPLDGEMRERVLRHRQRRPEDWRTVEARRSVGAALRDALAGDRSRAVVLLDCLSLLVSNVLLDVAGELGELSESGPELERRAGREVVLEVEALLGATAGTDLVVVSNEVGWSVVPPYRLGRVYRDLLGEANAQVAARSEAACLLVAGLPVVLRGGDEVTGDCGTDGA; from the coding sequence GTGAGCTTGTTCTTTGTTACCGGCGGAGCGCGCAGCGGGAAGAGCCGCTACGCCGAGCGGCTCGCCGGACGGCTCGCGGGGGGGAGTCGCCCGGTTCTCTACGTCGCGACCGCCGAGCCTCTCGACGGGGAGATGCGCGAGCGCGTCCTGCGGCACCGGCAGCGAAGGCCCGAGGACTGGAGAACGGTCGAGGCCCGCCGGAGCGTCGGGGCGGCCCTGAGGGACGCTCTCGCCGGGGACCGGTCGCGAGCCGTCGTCCTGCTCGACTGCCTGAGCCTCCTTGTCTCGAACGTCCTGCTCGACGTCGCCGGGGAACTCGGAGAGCTCTCGGAGTCCGGACCGGAGCTCGAGCGCCGCGCCGGAAGGGAGGTTGTCTTGGAGGTCGAGGCGCTGCTCGGTGCGACGGCCGGCACGGACCTTGTCGTTGTATCGAACGAGGTGGGCTGGAGCGTCGTGCCGCCTTACCGCCTCGGAAGGGTCTACCGGGACCTTCTCGGCGAGGCGAACGCGCAGGTCGCGGCGCGCTCGGAGGCAGCCTGCCTGCTCGTCGCCGGGCTCCCGGTCGTGCTGCGGGGCGGCGACGAGGTCACGGGCGACTGCGGGACGGACGGTGCCTGA